In Balearica regulorum gibbericeps isolate bBalReg1 chromosome 2, bBalReg1.pri, whole genome shotgun sequence, one DNA window encodes the following:
- the SLC30A8 gene encoding proton-coupled zinc antiporter SLC30A8, translating to MAAKKGLERACLVSERNTKKYSLALDRMSWHQKNLNEERQQQDAEVTEANPAYHCHGYSQAYENRKREQHQARRKLCVASVICIFFMIAEITGEYIAGSLAVITDAAHILVDLTSFLISLFSLWLASKPPTKQLTFGWHRAEILGALMSMIIVWMATGVLTYLASMRLLHPNYDIDATVMLITSACAVLANILLSLILHQTSHGHSHGAQAREHVSAPPEKPALSNASLRAAFVHAIGDLFQSISVLISALIIFFKPEYKIADPICTFVFSIFVLATTITILRDILIVLMEGTAKGLAYDAVKARILAVEKVESVHNLHLWSLTMNQTILSAHVATADAADSQKILRDISQALFEHYSFHSITIQIESGEDQKRDCVFCQDPRD from the exons GATGAGCTGGCATcagaagaatttaaatgaagagaggcagcagcaggacgcAGAAGTTACTGAAGCTAATCCAGCGTATCACTGTCACGGCTACTCACAGGCCTATGAGAACAGAAAAAGGGAGCAGCATCAAGCCAGGAGGAAGCTCTGTGTAGCATCAGTAATTTGCATCTTCTTCATGATTGCTGAGATTACAGGGGAGTAT ATCGCCGGGAGCCTGGCAGTGATCACCGATGCAGCTCACATCCTGGTGGACCTGACAAGCTTCCTGATCAGCCTCTTCTCTCTGTGGCTTGCCTCCAAACCTCCCACCAAGCAGTTAACTTTCGGGTGGCATCGAGCAG aAATTCTGGGAGCTTTGATGTCTATGATAATCGTTTGGATGGCGACTGGTGTGTTAACATATTTGGCTAGCATGAGGCTGCTACACCCTAATTATGACATTGATGCTACAGTGATGCTCATTACCTCTGCTTGTGCTGTGCTTGCCAACATCCT TCTAAGCCTGATTCTGCACCAGACCAGCCACGGGCACAGCCATGGGGCACAAGCCAGGGAACACGTGTCAGCCCCTCCAGAAAAGCCAGCCCTGAGCAATGCCAGTCTGCGGGCAGCCTTTGTGCACGCCATCGGAGATCTATTCCAGAGTATTAGTGTGCTAATTAGTGCACTTATCATCTTCTTTAAG CCAGAATACAAAATAGCTGACCCAATCTGCACATTTGTGTTTTCCATCTTTGTTTTGGCAACAACCATCACCATTTTAAGGGATATTTTGATTGTGTTAATGGAAG GAACAGCAAAAGGACTTGCTTATGATGCAGTGAAAGCAAGAATTTTAGCAGTTGAGAAAGTGGAGTCTGTTCACAACCTTCATCTTTGGTCTCTGACAATGAATCAAACTATTCTATCTGCTCATGTTGCCACAG CAGACGCAGCGGACAGCCAGAAGATTTTGAGAGATATTTCCCAAGCTCTGTTTGAACACTACAGCTTCCACTCCATCACCATTCAGATTGAATCGGGAGAGGATCAGAAACGAGACTGTGTCTTCTGTCAAGACCCCAGGGATTAA